A window of the Brassica napus cultivar Da-Ae chromosome C5, Da-Ae, whole genome shotgun sequence genome harbors these coding sequences:
- the LOC111206150 gene encoding FBD-associated F-box protein At5g38590-like — translation MDVPSTACLPSLKTLLLELVVCEDQKPFEALLSICPVLEDLEVSFREDESIQEFTINVTSLWKLCLHVSYYWSSLERYEIDTPCLEYLELADWIDSPCLVKNMPKLEKAHVDVVSFVVKNVIGSVTSVKHLTVCSEDVYGDGIVFDQLEHLKLCICKDDSSNVLAQFLKDSPNLRVLVISQLDVSFFGLTISKQI, via the exons ATGGATGTTCCCTCCACGGCTTGTCTTCCCTCTTTGAAAACTTTGCTACTTGAGCTTGTGGTATGCGAAGATCAAAAACCCTTTGAAGCGCTTCTTTCGATATGTCCTGTCCTTGAAGATTTAGAGGTGTCGTTCCGTGAGGATGAAAGTATCCAAGAGTTCACTATTAACGTCACGTCTTTGTGGAAGTTGTGCTTGCATGTATCTTATTATTGGTCCTCATTGGAACGGTATGAGATTGATACTCCTTGTTTGGAATATCTCGAACTTGCGGATTGGATTGATAGTCCTTGTTTGGTTAAGAATATGCCTAAGTTAGAGAAAGCACATGTCGATGTTGTATCCTTTGTTGTCAAGAATGTTATTGGATCAGTCACATCTGTCAAGCATCTTACAGTATGCTCAGAG GATGTGTATGGTGATGGTATTGTTTTCGACCAGCTTGAACATCTGAAGCTATGTATTTGCAAAGATGATTCGTCGAATGTCCTTGCTCAATTTCTCAAAGATTCTCCCAACTTAAGAGTCTTAGTTATTTCTCAACTAGATGTAAGTTTCTTTGGATTAACAATCAGTAAAcaaatatag